A genome region from Alicyclobacillus acidocaldarius subsp. acidocaldarius DSM 446 includes the following:
- the jag gene encoding RNA-binding cell elongation regulator Jag/EloR: MRKVVATGKTIEEAVMSALVRLGVPRSQAQVRVIREPARGFLGWLSGREAEVEVTVIETPLDAAKEFLRTAISKMGLGQAVIVADDVDEEGHVKLSISADEDALPILIGRRGATLDALQYLVNIVANRDASEKMRFTLDAAGYRDRRLESLRRLADEAADKAVRLGRPVALDPMPRKDRKWVHAHLQSRGDVVTVSEGQEPYRRVKIIPKRHDWIE, translated from the coding sequence GTGTGCCGAGATCGCAGGCGCAGGTGCGTGTCATCCGGGAACCGGCTCGGGGATTTCTCGGATGGCTGAGCGGCCGGGAGGCGGAGGTCGAGGTGACGGTCATCGAGACGCCCCTCGACGCCGCGAAGGAGTTTTTGCGGACCGCCATCTCGAAAATGGGGCTTGGCCAGGCCGTGATCGTCGCGGACGATGTCGACGAGGAAGGTCATGTGAAACTGTCGATCTCGGCGGACGAGGACGCCCTGCCCATCCTCATCGGCCGGCGCGGTGCAACGCTGGACGCGCTGCAATATCTGGTGAACATCGTGGCGAATCGGGATGCGTCGGAGAAAATGCGATTCACGCTCGACGCGGCGGGCTATCGGGATCGTCGGTTGGAGTCGCTCAGGCGGCTGGCGGACGAGGCGGCGGACAAGGCGGTGCGGCTGGGGAGACCGGTGGCGCTCGATCCAATGCCGCGAAAGGATCGCAAGTGGGTGCACGCCCACCTGCAGTCGAGAGGCGACGTCGTGACGGTCAGCGAAGGCCAGGAGCCGTATCGCCGTGTGAAGATCATTCCGAAGCGCCACGATTGGATCGAATGA